The genomic segment GTTGAGGGTGCTCTGGGTTGTGCTTAGGAACGACCAGTACAGGATTGAAGGAGACAGGATAGTTCTGAGGGGGTTAGGAGCTGTGGGTGGGATTGAGGTATGGTATAAAGGACTTATACACATCAGGGGTAAGCAGGGTAGAATGGAGATGCACCACGACCTAGACGGAAAGAAGTGGTACGCCCACATAGTGTTCGAGGTTGAGGAAAAGATGGTTAGGGGTAGTAGCTTTAGAATCCCCCTCAAGCCAGTAGGCGATAAGGAGGCTGGTGTTGATGCGGGTGTCAACAATCTCCTAGTCGTCTACATTGATGACTCAGCACTACTGGTGAGTGGGAGGCCTCTGAAGGCAATCAGTCTCTACTGGAGGGGCAGGATAGACATCAATAACATGCCCAATATGCAGAACAACGGAGAGGCATGAGAGGATAAGGAGGGGTTTATTCAAATGCCACGCGCACGACAAGGTATTCAACGCAGACCTAGTGGGGGTATTCAACATACTAGCAGGGAGGAAAGCCATAACCCCAATTCCCTCCCTCACGGGAGGGATAAGGGTAATTGGGCCAGAGACCCAGCCCATTGGCTGAACCAGGCAGGAACCCGGGATGCAGCCGCAAACCAATGAACCACCCTAAAGAACGGGGAGGAGGTTAGTCATTAAGTTTATTGTGATTTGTCTCTAATGTCCGATCAACTTTAGGATGCTTAAAGTATGTATTGAATAATCATTAATGTGTGATGAATTTAAAGAGAATGAAGGATGAAGGGAAAAGAAGATAGTTTTAATTTAATTAATCATTGATTCATCCTCATCTTCTTCTTAATGCTATTATTGCTGCTATTGCTGCTATTACGATTACTATGATTACTATTCCTGCTATTAGTGCTGTTGATATTACTGGTTTAGTCACGGTTACGGTTGATACTGCCGTAGTGGTTGCTGTTGATGTTACAGTGCTTACGGCAGTGGTTGTTACTGTGCTTGTAACAGTGCTAACAGCCGTAGTGGTTGTTGTAGCAGTAGTAGTGGTTGTGGCAGTAGTCGTTGAAGTAGTAGTCACCGGCGTAGTAGTAGTTGTGGTGGTTGAAGTAGTAGTAGTCGTGGTTGAAGTAGTGGTTGATACTGGAGTATACGGTATATGGAAGTATGAGGCTATGGCTTCTAGGTTCACTGTGCTTGGGCTCCATCCTAAGAATGCAGCTAACTGCGGGTCAATTCTCCATAGTGAGCCATTGACGGCAGCCTGCGCTAACGGTGGTACTACACCTGGTGGTGCTATTGCACCGAATCCAGCATTCCAAAGCATTATGGGTAGTGTTTCACCCCATGGTCCCTGTACAAAGGGTATCCATGAGAATAATGTTAAGCCTTTAACCCACCATTCAATATCAAAGTCAGCTGGATTATAGTTGAATTGCTGGTTCTGGGTTAAGCTTGGTATCACTGGCATGTAGTATTCATACCATGCGAATAATACCTTCAGAAGCTCATCATACTGAGACATCCCTGGTGCAGTGGCCGCAAATGCTACGCCCCAGTTGGTTAAGTTAATGTAGCCGAATGTTGAATTAACACACCATACTATCGTACTATTAGGTGGAGTAAAGCCTGGTATGCTAGGTGCTGTTACTGGTGTGCATGTTCCATTAGGCCACTGGAATGGCCAAGCCTTGGAGAGATTGAATGCTGGGAAAGTCCACCATGGCGATGCTAGGAAACCGAAGTCACCGTAACCCCTTGACCACGTCATCCATGTTATAGCCATTTCATACTCACCATTAGGGAATATTGTACTCCAGTATGTTGAAGTATCCAAGGCTAATAATGTTGTAGGTATACCGAACTGGCTTATTGAGACAGCGGCAGCTGATGAGAATGTAGCCCAGTCAGTGAAACCTGATGGCACTATTAAAGTTAACTTAAATGGGGTCCCATTAGGCAGATACCATTGACCATTCTTATAGGTTAAACCGGCTGATTCCAGTAATTGAGCAGCCTTAGTCCAATTTGTTGTACAATGCACAGTTACAATACTCCACACGCTTGATGGGTATGATTGTATTGATGGCTGGAAGTTGGCTACAGGGACTGGGTATGGGTCAGGTGCATATAATCCACCCCAGGCCAATGATTCAGCCGTTCTATTAATAATGTAGCAGAATGCTTGCCTAACCTGAGGAATATTGAATGGGTAAATGTTTGGATTAAGCGTGAAACCGTTCGTCGCATAATTCGGCCCATTATATTCACCAAAGCCACTGGCATTGAGCGTAGCCTCCTGCTGTAGTGATAATCCAATGAACCCTAAATTAGCCTTACGAGCCAGGAAGGCAGTCATTGCTTGAGTATTACCACCAACCCACCATCTAACGTACTTCGGGTAGATGCTCCAATCATTGAATGGGAATATTTTAACCCATGATGCTAGTAATGGAACACCATTAAAGTACATTGGTTCAAGTAACAGTGTCTGGTAGGTTGCGCTCAATGTTGATAATTCAACATAATATGGACTTAAGCCCCAGTATGGTGCAGCAAACTTAGTAACATTATTACCGTATGCTGATGCTTGAGTAACATTCATTGTTTGAAGCTTCTCAACAATAGGCTTCCATACTGCGTATGGTGTATCAATCGTAGTTGTTAATATATAGTATATTTGCTGCGGGCTCCAGGTTTGGAATAGGAATTGTATCGTGTAATTATTCAATACTCTAATGTCTTCATCGGCGTATTGTGGTTGCATGAATGGATAATACCAGCTGAATGCCTTAACACCAATATAGAACTCCGCATAAACATCCCATGCGGTGAAGGGTATTGTGGCTGAACCATTAAACCAGTATAAGCCAGGCCTAAGGTAGATTGTGAATATACCTGATCCATTAGGAAGAACTTGAGCAGTCCAATTCTCAGCCAAAACAGGATAGAATTTAGCTGTAATTGGATTGTATAATGCAAGTGGCATGTATGTTCCCACAGTACCTATGAAGTTGTTGGGTGCGTATGGATTCCAGATAGGTTGACCAGGAGTGTAAATGGTTGTACCTGGAATAGCCTCAATTATTGTCACTGTATTTGAAGCCGCATAGGCTATGTGACCCCCAAGGATTACTGTGATTAAGGCGGCTACTGCTATTGAGACTAGTACGTAAGGAATTATTGACCTACTCATCAAGTGGGT from the Caldivirga maquilingensis IC-167 genome contains:
- a CDS encoding transposase encodes the protein MLRNDQYRIEGDRIVLRGLGAVGGIEVWYKGLIHIRGKQGRMEMHHDLDGKKWYAHIVFEVEEKMVRGSSFRIPLKPVGDKEAGVDAGVNNLLVVYIDDSALLVSGRPLKAISLYWRGRIDINNMPNMQNNGEA
- a CDS encoding ABC transporter substrate-binding protein, which encodes MSRSIIPYVLVSIAVAALITVILGGHIAYAASNTVTIIEAIPGTTIYTPGQPIWNPYAPNNFIGTVGTYMPLALYNPITAKFYPVLAENWTAQVLPNGSGIFTIYLRPGLYWFNGSATIPFTAWDVYAEFYIGVKAFSWYYPFMQPQYADEDIRVLNNYTIQFLFQTWSPQQIYYILTTTIDTPYAVWKPIVEKLQTMNVTQASAYGNNVTKFAAPYWGLSPYYVELSTLSATYQTLLLEPMYFNGVPLLASWVKIFPFNDWSIYPKYVRWWVGGNTQAMTAFLARKANLGFIGLSLQQEATLNASGFGEYNGPNYATNGFTLNPNIYPFNIPQVRQAFCYIINRTAESLAWGGLYAPDPYPVPVANFQPSIQSYPSSVWSIVTVHCTTNWTKAAQLLESAGLTYKNGQWYLPNGTPFKLTLIVPSGFTDWATFSSAAAVSISQFGIPTTLLALDTSTYWSTIFPNGEYEMAITWMTWSRGYGDFGFLASPWWTFPAFNLSKAWPFQWPNGTCTPVTAPSIPGFTPPNSTIVWCVNSTFGYINLTNWGVAFAATAPGMSQYDELLKVLFAWYEYYMPVIPSLTQNQQFNYNPADFDIEWWVKGLTLFSWIPFVQGPWGETLPIMLWNAGFGAIAPPGVVPPLAQAAVNGSLWRIDPQLAAFLGWSPSTVNLEAIASYFHIPYTPVSTTTSTTTTTTSTTTTTTTPVTTTSTTTATTTTTATTTTTAVSTVTSTVTTTAVSTVTSTATTTAVSTVTVTKPVISTALIAGIVIIVIVIAAIAAIIALRRR